CACCGTCATATCACGATGTGCTTCTAAGGTCTCCGCTACGCGCCCCGGGTCAGCATAAGCCATATCGTGCATTTCACCGACAGGACCATACACAAGCCCAATTCCAGAGATGTGGATATAGGTGAGAATATTCGTCTGCGCGGGTTCGGCAATGAATTCACGGAAACCGGGGAACGTCACCCAACTTGGACTGCCAGCATCGACAACGGTGGTGGTCCCTGTTGTTGGACAAACGCCGTCTGCTCTGATCCCCCACGTTGTTACACCGTAATAGACATGCGTGTGAATATCAACGAGTCCCGGTGTCACGAATTTACCCTTAACATTGATGGTCTGCGTCGCTGCGCCTTTGGGAATATCCTGTTCAATCGCAGCGATGATACCGCCAGTAATTGCGACATCGCGCGGTGCATTCAAGTTCTGTGCGGCATCAATGACAGTGCCACCTTTTAGCAGAAGGTCATACTTCATTTTCGTGCCTATCTTGGTTTTCGGGTGTTTCTACAGAAGAACTAACTCCTTAGACGCCGCGTTTATCTCCCCATATATCCACGTGGACACGAGGGGAATAACGATAACCGTTCTCTTTGCAGAGATCCACCAACCATTCCTGTTTCTGTTGTAGCAGGGTCGGCGTTGTCCCTTGAGGCATTAAGAGGATGGTCTCGGCAGGAATATCAATCTCCGTCTGTAACGCTTGGATCTCCGCTAAATCTTCAGGGGCATCCACGACAAATTTCACTTGGCATGGATAGTTATCCAAAAATTTTCGGATAACATCCGGACGGATGCGTCCACGTTCGTGACGTTTGAAAAATCGGTTGTCTGTTGGTGGATTAGAGTTACGCAACTTAGGACTCATGGAAATGAGATGTGCCGCTACCGCCGCAAAAAGAGTGGCGTTCGTTTCAATTGTGATGTGATGCCCCCGTTTATCCAATTCACAACAGAGTTCCATCAACTCCCTTGCCTGAATAAACGGCTCTCCACCGGTAATAACGACGTGCTGACAGCCGTATTGCGAGATCGCTGCAACGCTTTCAGAGACAGAGATGTCCCGGTCTTCAGGGGTCCAAGATGTGTAAGGTGTATCACACCAAACACATCTCAGATTGCAATAACTCGTTCGGAAGAAAACAGAGGGAACACCGATAAATTGTCCTTCACCCTGAATCGTATGGAAGAGTTCGCTAAATTTCATTCTTTCGTCCCCTCGCGCAACGTTCAGTCAAGGTGATGTGTAGCTGACAACATCTTGTTAGATCGGTCTTGGATATTAGGGAAATTAGACGCGAGTGCTATTTACGAACGGTGCGAGGTAGCGATTGCCGCGAACGATTATGCCTCAATGAGTTCAATTTGAACGTTGTCGGGTCCCTTGAAAAACGCCATCATGAGTCCATTGGGTTTCAAATCTTCAAGTTCCGCGCCTTTCGCTTGGAGCTTCGCGACTTCCGCGTCCAAGTCTTCTACGGTAAAGGCGAGTTGATAGACACCCCAACGTGGATTTCCACTGGTGTCCTCGACTTCCATATCTCCCAGCTTCGGTGAGAGAAAGATCCGTTCGCCGCCGATTTCCATCCGAGTGATCGGTAACCCGCGGACCTCTACGGTTTCTGTGACCTTTCCATCAAACATCTCTTCATAGTAACGAACTGCACCTTCTAAATCTTCACAACGAAGATGAACGTGGTGAAATGTAACTGCCATTTTTAGAATTTCCTTTCTTTATAGGGCTTACGCAGTTTTGACCATAGCACGCTTTATGAGATGGAGATGCCAAAAAAACGCAGACGGTCTTCTGGCACAAACTCACGGTTTTGCGGCGTACTCACCCAGATGCAACGTGCATCATGCTACAGAAGAGTAGCGTGCGTAAGTCCTACCTTAGAAGAATCGCGCGTGTCACGCGCGAGTTGAAATATCGTATAGGATAGGTAATTATCACATAATCGGTAGAATGTGTCAAACTATTTTTTTATCCGTGTCCGTTCAACCCAATCTACGATTTTATCAATTTTCGCAGCGCATTTTTTGTAACAGACCCTACAATTTCTGCGTATTTCCATAGGAGTCGTCAGAGGTCATCACCCAATGACATAAGTTCTGTTTAGTTTAGGTGTCAACTTGGGTTATATAGAAATACACTTGCTTGAACTCTTTGATAGTGAGAACGCTGCAGTTTCGGCATTATCCGCATAATATCTAAAACTCAATGCCATGTCAAATGAGGACCGGTTTTACCGGTCCTTTTTTTGTCCATTGTCTGAATCAGGATTTACAGGATTTTAGGATTGTCAGGATTATGAGTCAGGAGTCAGCGAAATAGTCATCAACGGTCAGCACACTACAATTTGAAGTTAGGATGCAGAAATCTCTGAAAAAGTCGAAGTATTATTCATGAGTTATGAATAAAAAAAATGAAAAAAAATCTAACTTTTTTGTACGAAATGCGTCTAAAGTAACGAATACATCAACTGAACATTCAAATTGTGTAAAAAGTAAAAAAGAAAATAGACCCTTTCAATGTTTTCCTAAATAAAAAAGGAGAAAATAATGTCAACCCAAATTCGTAGACAAGGCGACGTAGCGATTGTGGAACCCAATGGAAAATTAGTGGGATCCTCCGTGGTAGAATTACGAGAGGCAATCGCACCGCAAATAGAGACTTACGACGAGCCACGTATCCTTATCAACTTTGAGAACGTCAATATGATTGACAGTTCAGGACTTGGTGCTCTCATGGAAGCACGTGCGATCACGACCCGAAAGAAGGGGCGCATCGGGGTCATCAACGTTGGCAAAAACATCAAAAACTTGGTCCTTCTGAGTCGTCTCGTGAGTATGTTTGAACATTATGACACTGAGGATGCGGCAGTCTTAGGGCTATCCGCATAGAACACAGAGCGCAAGCGCATCAAAAGGGGATCGGTTTTACCGGTCCCTTTTTTGTTGAAGGGTCCACAACATGTCGCTGGAAAAATGGACAACGCTCCAAACGGAACATATCCAACACCTCGCAGAAACCCTTGCGAAACGGGAACTTCCTGCAATCGGGCAGCTGGAACCAATAGCGGATTTTGAGGAACTCCTCACGTTTGACGAGGCACAACCGACACCGATCGAATTCACACCACAAAATCCTGCATGGCGGTTAGAATCGGTTGCCGCACGGGTCATTGAGGCGGTCGCGATCGCGGCACATGAACCGCTTACTGAATTCGGATACCACGAACTCGCGCGTATCCTGTCAGCGCACGCTGAATATCTCTATACCTATCCAGACGGTGAACCGCGTCCGAGACTCGAAGCGGGAGGCGCGCTGGCATTGGTAGGCGGTGTCTGTGCATCGCTTCCGCAATCTCAACTCTGGCGACTGGCGGGTTTCGGAAGGGTCTCAACGGTGCTGGCAGAGGTTGCGCCGGTGCAGACTGATGCGCATCTCACCGATCCAATTGACATTGCTTTCTCGCTGGCGAACGAACGAAACCTTCCAATTCTGGAGTCCGCCGTGACTGCCTATAACAGCGTTCTCAAACGCGACCTAACACCTCAGCATCAATACAATTTACCCTTCAGCGATAGCGACTTCTTTGACGCGCTTAATCTGGATTATCCCGGAATGGCTGCCGTGAAATCCGCCTTCCTCGCAGAGGATACACCCACCGCAATATCCGCATATACGGACTTTCGGAGAAAATTTTTAGATTCACAGATTGAACGTAAATCATTGCCGCTAACAGATAGATCCGATACCTATACGACTGCGAAAACCTACCTTGAATGCCTGATTCGATTATCCATCCATCCGACACCGGCGATCACAGCAACAACAGAACTGGGTATCGCTGCACACCTCCTCCCTGAATTCCGTGGGAGTGAACAACTTCGCATGCTCGCGCGCCGTCGCTATAAATGGATAGTGGACGCGTTTTTCCACTCGGATGGATTTCACAAGGATCGCTCACTCCGTTCCCACGTCGAGGCAATTGCTGATTTCGTCAGATTCCTATCTGTTTATGAAGAATCCACGGCGCGTGACGATTCCCGTGAAGAGATACAGGCATCACTCGAAAAACAGGTGGAAACATGCCTCCTTTTGCGTCAACCCGATAACTCGTTTCCGCCGCTGGAACCGCTCCCTGCCCCGAACTTCGATGCCGATGAACTCCGCACAATTGCCGATAGCAGCTTTCAGCGTGAGGGTTTTCCGTCCGCTGACATCACTTCACACGCGCTTCCTGAGACCGGCTGTTATGCGATGCGGGATAGTTGGGAACCCGAGGCACAATACCTGTTTTTCGATACACATCCATCCGGGAAACCCAGCCATACGGATACCTCGACGCTGGTGTTACACGCACACGGACGGCACTTGACAACAGGTACTGTTCGCGTGCTTGATGCGCCGCTCTCCGCATCCGATAGGATTGACACGCAATGGATAACAACCCCTGCTTTCGACTTCGTTGAAAAGTGGCATCAAACGACAACTATTCACCATAAACGCGCCATCTTTTACCTCAAAGGCGAATACTTCATCTTGCATGACCTCGTCCTCGGCGACGGCGCGCAGACATTAGAACAGATCTTCCGTTTCGATCAAGGCGCAGCCGCTCATACTGCACCTCACACGGGGCACATACAGACACAAGACCCACGCCGTAGCAATCTGTTCATCGGTGCAGTGGATGCGACCAACCTAACCGTAGCCTCGGACGCGGACACTGTTATCTATCGGAAGCATGAGGAATCGCCGGTCGCAATGAACACATTGTTATTTCCTATGAAACCTGAAGTTAGATTTAATCCGACGCTCTCCGCTATTGAGGTGCATACGAATCCCGATGTTTTGGGGACAGGTTTCACTCTCCAGTCGCACAACGCAATGGACACGTTCCTCATCTCTGACGACGGTTTGGCGGAGATGTCCGCTACAGATATTCGGTTTGTCGGTGAATACCTCTTCTTACGGAGGGATGCCGCCGGTTCAGCCGTTCAATTTGTGATGCTGAAGGGTCGGTTCCTACAGGTGGATGGGAACGTCCTCGCCGATTTCGATGAAGCCTGCGAGAGTTATGTGGGGATGTAGGGGCTTACGGTTTTGTTGCCGTGATACGCTTTGATCGGCAAACATCTTGATATTCTACATATACATCGGGAAGTTTCCGCTTCGTATGTAATGCTAATCCTTTGCCCATTACCCCACTTATGTTGACTGGAATTGTCAATGTTTGAAGTCTGGAGGAAAACAGGTCGCCATCAACAAGGGAGAGATTATCTCCGATCTGCTTTCGGCTGCGAGGTAGGATAGACACGTTGGTTATTCCTCTCAATCTCTAACCAAAAAGGCATAATTAAACTTGGCTCTTAATTCGATTGATTAATCCTCAATGACCTCTAACGCTTGCATTCGCTCAAGTGCAAAGACGCGGGTATCCTGTCGTAACTCGCAAAATCCTTCTACACACAAGGTCTCACCGGACTCTCGGTTGTTCGGAATATTCAGGAACCGTTCTGGGACAACCACACGTGTCGTCCACCGTTTAGCCCTCGGTTTTTTGTACTCGAACCGAATCCGCTGGTCGTTGTCAATCGCCGATTGGATGTCCGCGAATTGTTCCGAGAATTCTGACTGTGATGGCTTTAGCGTAAAACTGCCGAACATATCGACTTCCCGGTACATACCCCTGTAACATTCAGCGCAGACGAGTCGGAGAGTATCTAACTCGTTCGTACCACCTTCAAATACCGGAATATCATGCAGTAGATAGACATCCTGCTCCTCGTCACAATGTGAACAGATCGAACCGTTTTCCCGGATAACCCGCCGTTTCCGTTCATCCCAATCCGGGGGCCAACACGGCAAATGGTCATAGATTCCGGTTAAAACGGATTTTACCTTCTCGAGTGTGGCACGTAAATCTTCAACATCAGTTTCTGAGGTTATGTCTTGTGCTACACCCTCATTTGGCACAAAGAGCGACAGAATGAGTTGTGACTTCTGTTTTTGCAGGGCAGTTTCAATCTCATGTTTTCGCATTTGCAATAGGATGATACACGAATAATGCAGGGAGTCCCCGTTGGAAAGTGCTATATCGTATTCATAATCGGTCTCTATCTTGCACACACTGCAATAAGGCATTTGACCCTCCTTGAATGTCAAGCATCAGGAAGACGTTCATCTGAAGGTCGTCCCTGCACAACAGGAATCACATAACTCCGAACTGTTACAGCGTCGATCGTCTCGGTCTCCCGACGCGGCTCTGGATCTTGGCGATGATCAAAGACGACAGAGTACCCTTCTGTTGCTCCTTCCACCTTGAGGTATGCCGCTAATTGCTTCTTTCCTGCTTGATAGCGACTATTGCCTCGCCAAATCTTTGTCTCAACTGCGTATTGATGAAATCTCGCGATTCTTTGCTTTTCCTTCATCTGTGAGGTGGCGACCTTTGGGTTTCTTTTTCGGTGGAATGATCTGAACATCGAGGCAGGTAACCCCTTGGAAACCCGAATCTTGATACAGCAGGCTCCCAGGCGGCGGAGAATCGCCTGCTGTGTCAGCGATACGCTTGTCGTGGATGCGACCTTCATACGACGCTGTGAGAAACACGACTTTGCTATCGGTATGTTGTTTCTTTTTCCCACTGTAATATGCCTTTTGTGCCTCTACGTCTTTCGGACGCTGAATCGGACGTTCCGTGCCATCCTGAAAAAAAGGATGTGATGCCTGAGCCGCCACCGAGAGTTCCGCAGATTTATCAAAGGGTGCGGCGGGTGTTTCCCGGGATGGCAACTCGCCAAGGTCTGCCAATATTTTTGGAGTGGGTATAGCGTCGCTTTTTTCGGTCTTTCCCCTGAAGCGTCTTTGTTTCGACGGATGCCAAAAATCGCTTGGAGAAATAAGGAACGAGTGCCGAGAACTCTTCAAGGGTATAACCTGTCAGCGACAGGAAGCGTTTCGGTTTATCCTTCAGAGTTTCATAACGGGTCATCAGTTGGGCTCCACTATGATATTTCTTCTGATTTTATCATAAACCAACTAAAACTTACAAGTAAATCGGAGCTAAGACGATCTGGATACAAATATGTCTTCTAATTCGCGAAATCCGTGTCATCCGTGAGAATCCGCGATTCAGACAGTTGACAAAATATTTATTTATCTGAAGGACGTTCCTGAACTACAGGAATGACGTAACTCCGAATCTTTACACCTGCTACCATCTCTGTCTCTACGCGCGGGACTGCGGGTTGGCGGTGATCGAAAACGACGTAGTATCCTTCGTTTGCCTTTTCTAATTTCAGATACGCGGCAAGTTGGGTCTTGCCTGTCTGGTAGTGCTGCTCGTTTCCCCAAATCTTCGTTTCGACAATGTACTTCTGTCCTTTGTGAAGGATGAGGAGGTCCATCCGGCCGCGTCCGGTTGGGACTTCCATGTACATCGCGCCATCCACGCTCTCAATGAATTGATCGAGATAGGCAAAAAGCAAATGCTGCCCAATGAATTCTTGTGGAGTATCGGGGACCTGGAGTATCTTAAACCCGGCGCGGGCAATAAATGCGCCGAAATTATCAAGGAGCCGCTCCATCTGGATATGGCCGGTGGGCGTAAGGTATTGAAAACTCACTGTGCCTTCCGGGAAGTAGTCGCGCTCCAGCCCGTTAACTATCGGCTTGAAGGCTTGTAGAATACGGTAGAAATAGATCGGATTGACAATTTCACACCTTCTGTCAGTCCCTCTCGTGATGACCCCGTAGGTTGCGAGTTCATCAATGATAGGATTGTCAGGGTTGAATCGGACACTATTCTCATAAGAGACGATTTGCATCAGGAGGGTTTCAAAGCGCGGATCTCTGCGAATATTGGATAAGAGATGGTCGATATTGGTGTTTCGCTCGTCGAGAAGCCATCTGTGTGCAGTCGTAAAGTGATCCATCGTAATCGTTTCTGTCTTAGGGATGTCCAGTTCCTCGGTAAGAATCTGGGCAAGCCGATTGACGAGGAAGGGTTGGCCTCCGGTTTGGTTCCAGAGGGTTTTGATGACTTCTGGTGCGAAGGCTTGGCCACCCTCAGCGGTATATTGTCCAAGAAGTTCGCCGACCTGTTCCAAACTAAAGTTCGGTAAGTGAAACTCGTCTTGGATATTGAAGGGAGAGATAGACCTATCGTAGTTGAGTTGCCGGATGCTCTTGACCCCGACAATACTCACACTATGCGGACATCTATCGGTAGAGCCAGGGAGGTAGATACGGCGGAGCGCATGCAGAAAACCTCTCACGGCTTCTTGCGGGATTCCATCAAATTCGTCGATGATGAGGATAACCTGTTGCTCGCCGTATTCAGCGTTTAGAAGATTTCCAAATTGCCTAAAGAATCTTCCCATTGAGAGGTGATCCGTTATTTTTGTATCTTGTAAGAATCGTGTGAGTGCCTCAGTCGGCACATTTCCACGCTGCTGAAAGGTATTCTCAATTTCTTCGCGAATATCTTCGTAGATGCCGTTATAAAAAACTGAGGGCGTACAATCTTCATAGACCTCAAAATTCAGTTGGATTGGGAAGTAAGTTGTTTCCGCCGCTGAAAGTGTATCCAGGGCACGTTGGAAGAAGGTTGTTTTTCCTGTCTGTCGTGGTGCGAAGATAACAATGTAGCGGCCCTTTTTGACACGGTCAATGAAATCCTTCACCTTCTCGGACCGGCTAACAATGTAGTTTTCATCAGGGTGCACGGGACCTTGCGTTCCAAAGGTCTTCATTTCCTTTTCTCCAAAAGCCGGATATTCCTTGAGATCACCCGTGAACGGGGCATGTTGCCCAACTTTAGATAGCCGGGCGAATTGAGGCTTGGCAGTTTATTTGGATCATATCTAATTCTTCATTTTATCATATTGCCGTAGGAAAGTCAAGTGTCGGAATTATGAGATCGGTGCGTATCAGGTGTGTGAGAAGTGGTTGAAGGATCGGAAGGGAGAGACGTTGCGTCGCGAAGATTTGCAGCAGTATCGTGCAATTTTGGTAGCTATAGCGGAGACGTTGCGGGTTATGGCAGAGATTGATGCGGTTTCCTAACCTCGCCTACTGCCAATATCTAAGTGATTATGGGTTTTACTATAATTTCTCCTTATCAACAACAATGGTGAAACGCGAAGCAATCTCATTTTCCTTGCAATTGATCGCAAATGCGCCTATAATTGATTCAAAGCCAGCACCAATACGGAAAGAAGCAATGAAAACCTACATTACCGTCTGAAATTTCGGTCCCATAGAAAAAGCAGAGATAGACCTACGTCCGCTGATTGTATTTGTCGGTGAGAGCAACACCGGCAAGACCTATCTCGCGGCGCTCATCTATGCATTACACCAACATTTTGAAGGGTTTTCACAATTACCTTGGGCAGGCTCTATTCCTTCTTATGTTGATTATTTTTACCGTTCACGAGAACGTAATTCACAGGACCGACAAGAAGCGTTAGAACAAGAAGTAGAGGTACTCGAAAAATTAAACACGCCTGAGCGTCCGTTCAAATTTTCCGATTTAACTCAGTGGATACACTCTATGTGGAAGTTTAAACTCACAGATCAGGAAGACGTCACAAACCAACTCAAAAGGTGTTTCGACCTTGAATCCGATTCTAAGTTAATTAGATTTACTGGAAGTCGAAACAAGAAAATGAACGTTTCACTATCGGTTCGCGAGGGCGATCAAAGGTATTGGGATTTTGAGGCGACGACCACTAGTGCTGTGTCACTCCTAAAATGATGGATGTGGGCAGCCACAAGGGACTGCCCCTACAGGGAAAATCCCTTCAANNNNNNNNNNNNNNNNNNNNNNNNNNNNNNNNNNNNNNNNNNNNNNNNNNNNNNNNNNNNNNNNNNNNNNNNNNNNNNNNNNNNNNNNNNNNNNNNNNNNNNNNNNNNNNNNNNNNNNNNNNNNNNNNNNNNNNNNNNNNNNNNNNNNNNNNNNNNNNNNNNNNNNNNNNNNNNNNNNCAAGGGACTGCCCCTACAGGGAAAATCCCTTCAACCCAACTGACAATACTATCAAACTCAACTTGACACAGCACTAGCGCGGAGAGGACAGCATCAACAGATCCATCTTCAAAGATGATTGTTGACTGACGGAAGTACATATTCGTTCACAATTTTGAATGCCTGGTTCGCAATTGAGGAGCCGTAGTTACCACCTGAAAAAACGATTACCATCTGTATATCCGGGATCACAAATATAAACTGACCTCCGTTACCTGCGGCAACGTAGCCTTTGAGAGTTCTGCCTTGGACCGAAAAGCTATCGAGCCACCAACCGAATCCGTACCCTTCGTTTTTAGAATGCGGTTTTGTAGACTCACTGACCCAGGAGGCAGGGAAGATCTGCTGGTCCTTCCATCGTCCCTGATCAAGATAGAGCTGTCCGATTTTGGCCATGTCCCGTGGGCGCAGCAACAATCCTGCGTGAGTCTGGGGTAACCCGTTTGCCGTTCGAAACCAATCATGATGATTGATTCCCAAGGGACGAAAGAGATACTTCTCTGCAAACTGATCCGCGTGCATTCCTGAGACGTTCTTAATTACACCCGCGAGGAGGATCGTGCAACCACTATTGTAATTGAAACGCTCACCGGGTTCGTCTGACATCTCTTTTGACAGGACATATTCTATGAAATCGGCACTGTTCTCCATTTGTGCCTCGGAGTTGAGGGAATCAGGCTCTGACTGATGTGCACCAGATTGATCCCATTCAAACCCAGCCGTCATCGTCAACAAATGTTTCAATGTTATCCTGTTTTTCTCGTCAGTCCGGTGGTCGGCGTATTCTGGGAAGAATTGAAATATGGGTACATCAACGGATTCAATGTATCCGCGGTCAATTGCAATACCGATTAACGCTGATGCAACGCTCTTTGAAACAGATCGCAGATCGTGTAGTTTGTTCTTATCGAACTCGACAAATCCTTTGTGGCCATCGATGCCAGCAAAGTATTCCTCATATACCAATGTCCTATTTCGTACGATTAGAAGGCTATGAATATTCTTATAGTCTTGGTTTCGTATGCGGTTTGTCGCCTCAATAATCGACTCAGGGTTGAAACCTGCTGCGTCGAGAGTCGAGACCTCCCAAGTGTCAAGCATTAGAGATTCTCCTGTGTATCGCATCGATCCACAACCACCCAGGGATAAAACAGGGCAAAGGGATAGGACGAGGATACTTAACTTCAAAGTGGTCAAGTGGATTGTTTTGATCATTGGGTAACCTGCTTTCTAACAAGCGATTGAACAGCGAAAGGTGGTATATCTGCCTTGACTCTTTCTGAAGATATACCGCATAGATTCTGATTCTTCACATTTTGCTTCATATTGCTCTCCTTAAATCTTAAAAATATAAACACCAATTTTAGTTGATTTAAAATTACGATATATAATAATATAAATAGTTTAATAATAATATAAATAGTTTAATAATAATATAAATAGTTTAATAATAATATAAATAGTTTAAAAAGTCAAATGTATTTTATTTCCAATTGGGAAATGCATAGTATCTATTGTCTGAATCGCGGACTTTCGGGATTTGGCATCCGATATAGTAATATGCAGGCACGAGACCTGCCCCTACAGTGGTACAACACCCTCCCATATACCAAAATTGTAGAGGGATTGAATACCTCTGTCTATATCGTAAAAAGCCTTGCACCTAAGAAGTAGAGAACGTATAATGAAAAACACGTTTTTTCCGAATCCACATCATCAATCTAATAAGACTAACCGTGAAATAAAATA
This DNA window, taken from Candidatus Poribacteria bacterium, encodes the following:
- a CDS encoding 7-carboxy-7-deazaguanine synthase QueE; amino-acid sequence: MKFSELFHTIQGEGQFIGVPSVFFRTSYCNLRCVWCDTPYTSWTPEDRDISVSESVAAISQYGCQHVVITGGEPFIQARELMELCCELDKRGHHITIETNATLFAAVAAHLISMSPKLRNSNPPTDNRFFKRHERGRIRPDVIRKFLDNYPCQVKFVVDAPEDLAEIQALQTEIDIPAETILLMPQGTTPTLLQQKQEWLVDLCKENGYRYSPRVHVDIWGDKRGV
- a CDS encoding VOC family protein, which translates into the protein MAVTFHHVHLRCEDLEGAVRYYEEMFDGKVTETVEVRGLPITRMEIGGERIFLSPKLGDMEVEDTSGNPRWGVYQLAFTVEDLDAEVAKLQAKGAELEDLKPNGLMMAFFKGPDNVQIELIEA
- a CDS encoding STAS domain-containing protein, coding for MSTQIRRQGDVAIVEPNGKLVGSSVVELREAIAPQIETYDEPRILINFENVNMIDSSGLGALMEARAITTRKKGRIGVINVGKNIKNLVLLSRLVSMFEHYDTEDAAVLGLSA
- a CDS encoding WYL domain-containing protein, with product MPYCSVCKIETDYEYDIALSNGDSLHYSCIILLQMRKHEIETALQKQKSQLILSLFVPNEGVAQDITSETDVEDLRATLEKVKSVLTGIYDHLPCWPPDWDERKRRVIRENGSICSHCDEEQDVYLLHDIPVFEGGTNELDTLRLVCAECYRGMYREVDMFGSFTLKPSQSEFSEQFADIQSAIDNDQRIRFEYKKPRAKRWTTRVVVPERFLNIPNNRESGETLCVEGFCELRQDTRVFALERMQALEVIED
- a CDS encoding AAA-like domain-containing protein, whose amino-acid sequence is MKTFGTQGPVHPDENYIVSRSEKVKDFIDRVKKGRYIVIFAPRQTGKTTFFQRALDTLSAAETTYFPIQLNFEVYEDCTPSVFYNGIYEDIREEIENTFQQRGNVPTEALTRFLQDTKITDHLSMGRFFRQFGNLLNAEYGEQQVILIIDEFDGIPQEAVRGFLHALRRIYLPGSTDRCPHSVSIVGVKSIRQLNYDRSISPFNIQDEFHLPNFSLEQVGELLGQYTAEGGQAFAPEVIKTLWNQTGGQPFLVNRLAQILTEELDIPKTETITMDHFTTAHRWLLDERNTNIDHLLSNIRRDPRFETLLMQIVSYENSVRFNPDNPIIDELATYGVITRGTDRRCEIVNPIYFYRILQAFKPIVNGLERDYFPEGTVSFQYLTPTGHIQMERLLDNFGAFIARAGFKILQVPDTPQEFIGQHLLFAYLDQFIESVDGAMYMEVPTGRGRMDLLILHKGQKYIVETKIWGNEQHYQTGKTQLAAYLKLEKANEGYYVVFDHRQPAVPRVETEMVAGVKIRSYVIPVVQERPSDK
- a CDS encoding serine hydrolase, translated to MLDTWEVSTLDAAGFNPESIIEATNRIRNQDYKNIHSLLIVRNRTLVYEEYFAGIDGHKGFVEFDKNKLHDLRSVSKSVASALIGIAIDRGYIESVDVPIFQFFPEYADHRTDEKNRITLKHLLTMTAGFEWDQSGAHQSEPDSLNSEAQMENSADFIEYVLSKEMSDEPGERFNYNSGCTILLAGVIKNVSGMHADQFAEKYLFRPLGINHHDWFRTANGLPQTHAGLLLRPRDMAKIGQLYLDQGRWKDQQIFPASWVSESTKPHSKNEGYGFGWWLDSFSVQGRTLKGYVAAGNGGQFIFVIPDIQMVIVFSGGNYGSSIANQAFKIVNEYVLPSVNNHL